The Ipomoea triloba cultivar NCNSP0323 chromosome 13, ASM357664v1 genomic interval TCTAGATTCTTCTTCTCAACCTCCCTCTCTTTCTTCTCTCCCAATTCTTCTTCGGATTCTCCTTTCTCGTTTTCTGCAAGTTCCCAGGGGCACTACATATCGTCGTCCCCGAACACGAACCACTTGACGTCGAAGTGGTTGAGCGCCACCGTCTCCGACACCACACACGCGAAATAGATGGCCGACGGCGTTCCCTTCTCTGCCCGATACGTGTAGCgaaagtttttttaatttttcttttgtaggctaaacattaattaaagattGGTATAGTTAGGAGGAAGATGATCGAAGCTAGGGGTTTAGAGGAAGATTTTAATGTTCACTGGAATGCTTGCAAGGGAGAATGAGAAGAACTagaaaggggaagaagaagaaaataaaatgggaaaataaaataaatttgaaaggaCTAAAATATCCTTCTAATTACTACACATTTTTTCAGTTGCAATTCTTGTAATATTTGGCCGAAAAATTGGACTGAAAGACCAAATCTGATACTAATTAGAAAGTCatgtacctaatttgaaaaaagaaatagtcaaggactaaatgtgCTTCACCTATGATAGTTAAGgaaccaaaaataatatttttcttcaaaaaagaTTAAACGTGAAAAATTATCCAATAACTtataacaaaatgaaaattatcCAATAACTTATAACAAAATGACACCTTCCTGATTTTCTCAAACAAGAGATTACAAATTTAAACTGAAATagtatgtatgaacatatactttATTGTAATCGAGTACTTTGCAAAAAAGTCAAGATTCATAGAATATACACTATGCAATAATCGcatatgttttgttttataatatACTTTTCAGACATATTAAATCAAAGTTTATACGGAGAAGACGGCGATTTGGGGTGACTGCGCAACAATTCTCCATAAAAGCGCTCACCATTTCTGAACTTTTCTACTTCTCAAACCTCATTCCGCTCTGTCTGTAACTCTAGATCCGACCCGATCCAGTCTATTCGGATTAATCTGGAGGCAGATCTACTGGGTTGCAGCCATGCCCGTGGCAGCTTCTGCTATATACTTCTTAAATCTCCGGGGCGACGTCCTCATTAACCGCCTCTACCGCGATGACGTCGGGTGTGCTATTCCCTCTCTTGCACTATCTATGTGTTTATTTTTCGATTGATTTTTGGGGAATTCTGAAAATTCAGTGCATTAAGAGATTGGTGATTCCATGTTGGTTGAAGTTTGACTTATTTAGTTGTGATGcttgttttccatttttctcaaTATGAATTGCAGTAGAAACTTATGGGGGGAAATCGAGAATGTAAAAACCCTTTCTTTCAATTGTAACATTGAATATCAGTTCGGGTCAAAGATAAAGATTTAAAAGATCTTCGTTATTATCACTGCAATATAAAGGCTTCTGGGTTGGAATTAAAAGTTTGATTGATTACCTTTGACTTGAATGCTTATCGTATTTCACCATTGCACAGTCTCCTATCCTCCAAGAGCTTTAGTCCTCTTGTTTATTGTGACATAAAAGTGGAATCACCCACTCCAGGCCGCCCCAATCATGTGACTCAACTGACCAACTGAGTGACTCAACTGACCAACTGAGGCTAGACATTTTGCTCACTGTGCACAAGGAGCATCcctcattttgagaggttgctccacACTGCCGATGGTGAGACTTGATCCTTGGTttcttgtgacaaatttcaccaTTGTGACAGGTTGAGCTACCCATGCGGGCTAGTCCTGTTGTTTATTATAATTGTGAATGCATGTTCTATTTCTCCATTGCACaacaatgtttaatttttatgcCATTCCTTTTATGTGATCAGGGGAAATATGGTAGATGCCTTCCGTACACATATAATGCAGACTAAAGAACTGGGGACATGTCCCGTGAGACAGATAGGAGGCTGCTCTTTCTTGTATATGAGAATTAGTAATGTCTATATAGTGATTGTTGTCAGCACCAACGCTAATGTTGCTTGTGCTTTCAAGTTTGTTGTTGAGGTCAGTGGCTGTTCTTGATACTTGTGTTCATAGGATGTTTAGTGTTTTTTCATTCTTGGGATATTAAACTAGGTGAACTGTTATTTAGAGAAAAGCATTATTGATTATTAGCTATGCAAATATGCACTCTTGCTATTTAGAGGAGCACCATTTCATTTTAGAATGTATTGATTTGAAGGAAGGACAACTCCATTGCTATAGATTACTTTACCTATAAAAGAAATACTAGCATTTGCACAATGATGATCCTTTCTACATGTTGCAAAAACTGGAAATATTATGTCATTATGTGATGTTAGTTCTGCAGAAATAGTTTACTTTTCATTTCCCTATACATGTCAAGTATGCCGAAGCCCCTtgtcttcttttcctttcttttaatgaataaacatttaatttagtatttctAATGTCATAAGGGTAAGGTGCATTATGTTATAAAGCCTGAAATAAATACCTTCATTTCTTATGCTGGTTTGCCCAGGGTGAGAAACTAAACTCCGTAAATCATTAGTTTGTGGGAGTTAACTAATTATGGTTAATGGTTTTACATGAGTTCTCTTTGATTGTCTTACAACATATCTAACTTCTGTGCAGGCAGTTGCCTTGTTCAAATCATATTTCGGTGGAGCTTTTGATGAAGATGCCATTCgcaataattttgttttaatttatgaacTATTGGATGGTATGCCATAAAGATACTCGTATACTTACACATTTTTTTACAGAACTGCCTAATCAAGGCTTCATTTAGCAATTGTGTGCACATTTTTCTCTTCTTAGTTCtagagatttatttattttaaatgtgtATAGAATTACTGCTTCGACTATTTAGTAATCTTCCAAGCTCTGATGCTTGCTGAAAAAGTTTGGCTGCATTCATTGCAACTGAAGAGGAGGGGACAACTTATGAAGTTAGAGATATGGATACTTGATTTGATGgaatttcaatcaattaggaCCTGATCTTGATTGATTCTAATTCATTTAATTGACTACAATCAATGATCTTGAACAATTCAGCTATccttacatgattttttttttaaaaatcatttgacaaaaaaaaaatcatttgctTATGAGCTTGTTAATTAACAGTCTGGCCTACTTGGACAATTTAGGTGATGCCATTCACATGTAGCTGTTCCTTCACATCTTTAGCATGTGTGCATAAAAATAGATAATGGAGTAATGGGAATTTTTTTCCTTGAATTATCAATTATAGGAAATTAGCACTTTTCGCCCCTCAATTGTTTGCCATGTGGCTTTTTCATCCCTGAGCTTTGTTTGGGTCGGGTTAAAAGAGCCACTTCACAGACATTTGAGGGATGAAAAGTGGTGACAGGTATAATTGAGGGACAAAAACTGTTATTTTCCGTTTTTCCTATAATTTAGGGAtgaaaattgccattttcccaaagataatttttctttttagtcaCAACAAATGTTTGTTCAGGTCCATATAAAGTACTAATGTCATACTGTGTTCACTTTGTGTAAGAATGAGTAAATCTTCTTCTGAAATTGTTTTATGGTCAAATTGCAGAAATTATGGACTTTGGTTACCCCCAAAATCTTTCGCCTGAAATTTTGAAGCTCTACATTACTCAAGAAGGTGTGCGCTCCCCATTTTCGTCAAAAGTAAGTATTGGCCATTGACTTGAAGTATTGCGTTTTGATAATAATCTACacaatagaaagaaataaaatcaaataaaatgctGCTTGGGTGAGTGTACTTATATATTCTGTGTAAAATGCAACACCAAACAGCCTGTTGATAGACCAGTTCCTAATGCAACATTACAAGTCACTGGTGCTGTTGGCTGGCGGAGGGAGGGCCTTGTATACAAGAAGAATGAGGTGGATTATTTTGCCTTTAATTTTAATATCCCCTTTCAACATGATTTTCCTGACGAGTAGCTATTGTATTTAATTATCATCTTTGTTATTTGACAGGTTTTTCTGGATATTGTGGAAAGTGTCAATCTTCTCATGTCCTCTAAAGGTTGGTGAAAATTTCAGTAATGCACTAGTCTAGCTCAATGCTTTTCATTTCTGGCTTTAATTAGAAGGTTACTATTGTAGGTAGTGTTTTACGTTGTGATGTTACTGGAAAAGTCCTCATGAAGTGTTTCCTTTCCGGGATGCCTGATCTGAAGTTGGGCTTAAATGATAAAATTGGCCTTGAGAAAGAGTCGCAGCTCAAATCTCGCCCAACTAAGAGGTTTCTTCTGCAGGCTCATCTCTTTTCATTATGTTCCTTTATTAAGTCTGACAAATTCTCCACTACAATTATGTATTTGAATTTTGGGCTTAGACAGTTTGTCTGAGCATCTCCATAATTGTTTAGTTATGTATGCTTGCTGACCTACTATGCTGCCTCATGCAGTGGAAAAACTATTGAGCTTGATGATGTCACTTTCCATCAGTGTGTAAATTTGACAAGATTCAACTCAGAGAAGACTGTCAGCTTTGTTCCCCCAGATGGTGAATTTGAACTGATGAAGTAAGTCAATAATTCCTTCTGTGTATGTTTTTAACTTTTCCAGTATATTATAACCTACAGTGACTAAAGAGGTGGGTGGCCTAAAGGTTAGATCTTCAGCTTTTATCTTTAGAAGGGCAATGGCTTTGGAAGAAAGAAAAGTCCTTatgatacgatcccacatcggctccacaagagattgtagagtggtacttaagttggggccaaacctccactcatgagctagcttttgtggtggagttagggtcttgaCTTGAGTGCCGTATCACCTTACAACaatacaatacttttttttgaTATTGAATTAGTGTGTACCATACATAGTTAAATTGAATGAGGTATCCAGCTTTTTTGAATTTGTTGAAAATGTAATAAGCATTGAAATAATAGTGTTTTCATTTTGGGTTTTCCTCTACAGGTATCGTATTACTGAAGGTGTAAATCTTCCTTTCCGTGTTTTGCCAACTATAAAGGAATTAGGTCGGACACGCATGGAAGTGAATGTAAAGGTATGTGATCATCTTTGGAGTATGATAATGTTCTATTGTAATTTGCTTGTTGAATATATttccatatatgtacatatatatatttttctctcaGGTTAAGAGTGTCTTCGGTGCTAAAATGTTCGCACTCGGTGTAGTGATTAAAATTCCAGTACCAAAGCAAACGGCAAAAACAAATTTTCAGGTGACATCAGGAAGAGCAAAGTATAATCCTGCTATTGACTGTTTGGTTTGGAAGTGAGTATCTTAATTTGTTTGCGGAAACTTTccactataatttcatttttgactGTTATATGGAATCCTTGATTATGACTTTTTCATAAGGCTATCCACTTAAGATGTGATCCTTAACTATCTCTGAAAATCTATTTTCCTGATAGTTGTTATTACATGTGCTTAATCTGGTTTAATCACATTAGTTGTGTGCACATCAAACTATGGATGTAGGTGAGGGGCAAATGCCAGATTTCTTCAGATGCACCTTAATTCCACGCGAAACAGCTTAACCTTGGATGTCTGCCTACTCTGGCTTCTACATCCCATCTTTCTACCAGTTAGATTACTACCATCCTTGGGTGTGCTTGGATCACAGTGATTTTGAATGAATTCTTTACATGAGACCAAACCAGTAtcttttaaggaaaaagaaacaaattaaatgttgaaATAGTGTTGAAAAAATCGACCTAGGTTCCCCTAGGCTGAAGGGAAGAATGGGAAAATCAGCCTCCTATGCGGGTTGGCTGACTAggtggctttttttttttttttttttttttttatatgtNNNNNNNNNNNNNNNNNNNNNNNNNNNNNNNNNNNNNNNNNNNNNNNNNNNNNNNNNNNNNNNNNNNNNNNNNNNNNNNNNNNNNNNNNNNNNNNNNNNNNNNNNNNNNNNNNNNNNNNNNNNNNNNNNNNNNNNNNNNNNNNNNNNNNNNNNNNNNNNNNNNNNNNNNNNNNNNNNNNNNNNNNNNNNNNNNNNNNNNNNNNNNNNNNNNNNNNNNNNNNNNNNNNNNNNNNNNNNNNNNNNNNNNNNNNNNNNNNNNNNNNNNNNNNNNNNNNNNNNNNNNNNNNNNNNNNNNNNNNNNNNNNNNNNNNNNNNNNNNNNNNNNNNNNNNNNNNNNNNNNNNNNNNNNNNNNNNNNNNNNNNNNNNNNNNNNNNNNNNNNNNNNNNNNNNNNNNNNNNNNNNNNNNNNNNNNNNNNNNNNNNNNNNNNNNNNNNNNNNNNNNNNNNNNNNNNNNNNNNNNNNNNNNNNNNNNNNNNNNNNNNNNNNNNNNNNNNNNNNNNNNNNNNNNNNNNNNNNNNNNNNNNNNNNNNNNNNNNNNNNNNNNNNNNNNNNNNNNNNNNNNNNNNNNNNNNNNNNNNNNNNNNNNNNNNNNNNNNNNNNNNNNNNNNNNNNNNNNNNNNNNNNNNNNNNNNNNNNNNNNNNNNNNNNNNNNNNNNNNNNNNNNNNNNNNNNNNNNNNNNNNNNNttttttttttttttttttttggtatatgtTATGATTAGAGTATTATGTGCTATTGAgcatttatattttatgggaGGAATACTTGTTAGAAGTCTAAAAAATCAAGATGCCATAAGCAAAAACATCCTTTTTTTTGTTGTGCACCTAGGCGTTGGGCGTCCATCAAATGCCCAATGGGCACCTAGCGGTTTTGGTTGAAAATGGAAGATAGTGTAATTTTGTTCTAATCATtagggcaaaaaaaaaaaaggtacaaattttattaaatttgtaattttatggcACATGTTAgtggttttttttgtttttttttggtcagaTCTGAACTAGGTCTTGGTTGAATTTCTGTTTTTCAAGAAGAATGGCGTGTTTTCTTCCTTTGAGAGAGGTTAACTGTCATAATACTAGCTTATTAAGCTGTAACTTTGACATATATTTGCTGCAGGATTCGAAAATTTCCTGGACAAACTGAGCCAACATTGAGTGCTGAAGTAGAGTTGATTTCAACAATGACAGAGAAGAAATCATGGACTCGGCCACCAATTCAGATGGAATTTCAGGTGTGTGGATTTTTTGTCCTTTCAGGGAAATAAATAGACCTTTAtactatattttatatattttatccaTTGTAGCAATTGTTATGAGGAATATGCATTGAGATAGATAGGATGgattttgtcatttttatatctttttatgttttatatgaAATATACGGGGTATTAAACTAAAGCACACTGCTATACTGACTCAAGGATAGTGAATACTGAGTTCTTGTCAGACCTTTACTTGTTTGTGGTAATGTTTGCACAGAATAATCGTTTCTCAGTTCTGATCTGCATTAGCTCACATAAGACTAGATTGATTATAAGGCATATGAAAACTACTACTTAAactatatttgattatttgttGTGAACTCAACTGTGGGACCAGACCACCCTTTTTCTGTGCTCTCTTCTTAGGGATGTTTTTCTTTGCCCCACCAAGTCCTTGCTCCCTTGCTTGGAGATGATACGACTAAGAATCTGTATTTTGCAGGTTCCCATGTTTACAGCATCTGGATTACGTGTTCGTTTTCTCAAGGTTGGTGTCTACCAAATATACTTCTATAGACGCCCCTTTTAGCAAACAATATATAGCTTTAACAACCAATATATAGCTTTAACAACGATTATATGTCTGCAGGTGTGGGAGAAGAGTGGCTATAACACAGTTGAATGGGTTCGTTACATTACCAAAGCTGGTTCCTATGAGATTAGGTGTTAGGAGAGAGTACTATTGCTGTAAAATTCTTTGTTGCacaaataattgaaatttgTTGAAGCCTCTATGGTCTTGAAGTTAAACCGTCAAAACTATACAATGGGACAAGGATATAATTCCGTCATTCCACTACGTCTTCCCTTCAGTTCAGCTTGGAGGTCTCTTTGGTATGGCATGTCAATACTTGTATTTGATATTGTGAAATTTGAGTTGATCTTGGTGTTACAGAGGCTAGATGCAATAGGActgaaaaaggaaaagtaactCTATTGGAGACATGAGATGGTGTGAATTGCAATTTTCCTGATTTTTTCCCTATACTTTTTTGTAATTACTTCTTCATGGTTTGTTCAAACATACTTGTAGGTGAAATTTATTGTAATTCTTTTACATCTTGCATAGAAACAATATAGTTATCTTGTGCATTATGATCCGTTGGCTTTCTTGACAATCTGAATGACTGACTTTTTAATTGAAGTGTCAACATGTGATTAAATGATTGTGCATAAGAATGTAATGAACACTAGGCCCTGGGTGAGGACAACCAATTCTTATATTATAAATCAAGGTTTACTTTGCATTGTAGATCATGATTTAAAGATTATATGTTATAGTTAACATACTATGTGTAGAGGTGGCAAAGTGGGTCAAAGCTTGTGATGGAACATGTTAGGGCTTAAAAACTTTTGGCTTGCGGGCTTCATTCGCACGGGTTGGGGGGCTATTTGAGTTTGCCCGCGCGGGCCACAGGCCAACTAGCAGgctattcatattttttttgaaaacaaaacaacCAACTTTCATTAAAGCAAATGAGTAATACAACTGggaatagatgaaatccaacaaacaGGACCAGTTTGCGAACTAGCCGCTCTAGCCAAAGCATGAGCACACTGATTCACTGATCTTGAAACAAACTCAAAAGACACTGATTCAAAGTGTCGACTTAATGCCTTACAAGCATCTATAACACAACCAGCATAAGACCAATCATTTCCAGAACCATTAAGCAAAGAACACACCATCTGACAATCCGAATAAAGCTTGATTTTGATGTAGCCTTTGTCTTTAATCCATGAAAGTGCTTCTTTAATCGCCAAAGCCTCCGCGAGATGGGCATCACTCATGCAACGTAGAGGTCCGTTTCGGGCAGCCAAAAATCCACCACTTGGATTCAAGATCAGATAGCCGTAATAAGCAGTATCCACACTTGGGTATACTGCTGCATCTACAAATACTTTAACCGCATCATCTTGCCCAGTAGCAGCATTTTGTAACACATATGTACCAGCACCCAATGCCGGCGCTCCACTCATCAGATTCTGCCAGTCTCCCACGCAGCGGTAAACCTCATGCACGACACTAGATAACTGCCAAGGCTTATTATTCCAAACAGTTTCATTACGCGCCCTCCAAATGCACCACCATACAGCAACCGCACGGAGTTTAAACAAGGTCTCACCATGAGCTAAGGTGTTAAGGAGCCAAGCTGCACAATCATCCCCTTGATCCGGAGTATGACCATTCATTACAATCTGCCAAAGGGGTGCGACACAAGAGCACTCCTTCATCAAATGATCAAGGGTTTCTGCATGGTTATGACAAAGTGGACACGATACATCTACAACCGCACGCCGAACAAAAAGAGTCGTCAAAACTGGAAGGACCTTACGCAAGCAACGCCATAGAAAGTTATGAACAGCCGGGTGAACCTTTAATTTCCAAATATGACTCCAATAAGCAGTACCAGTGTTGTCAGGCAACTCAGATAGAGAGCGGTACCCGTTCTTGACAGAATACAACCCCCTTATGTCGCCTCGCCAACACCATTTATCCTCATACTGAACAGAGACAAGAATTTTAAGAATGAGACCAACATCTCGTGGTAAAAACATTGCATGCAGAATCTCCGTATTCCAATCAGATGTAATAGGGTGGATTAGATCACTTACTTTCATGTTAAGATTGAAAGCGGAGGCTGGAGTCTGAATATACGGATGGCTCTCATCAGGGAGCCATGGTTGTCTCCATATAAGATAAAATAGGctattcatatttaaaaaagagaaaatgacactttcCATTCTTATATTATAAGATAATTGTATAATTCGTCtctaagtgttggtcatgctcacttttcgtttctaagggtgtgtttggaaagcaggtaAACGACTCCTGGTAAATGAGTCAATTTTcgaaaaatagtttcatttccagtgtttggatgtattttaGAAAactatttttgtgtgtttgattcattttctggaaaatgagtagaattttataattatatattttttattattttatttaaaatattaaaatatttataataacattaaaaaaatatttttaagaagAACCCCACCCCCCGGTTTTTGGCGAAGACCAAATTTGATTTTCGTAGGGAAACCAGAGCACTGCTTTAGTTTTCGGCGGGAAACCAAAGCTGGTGATGGCCGGTCTTGGTCATTTTTCTGTGGGGGAAAATGACTTCCTCATTTTTTGGGCTGAAGTCATTTTCTGCAAAAATTGGGTCATTTTTTGCCAAAATTGGGTAATTTTCTCCAGTCAACGGACGTTGACTAGGTTTTCCAAGCGTTGCCAAACACTGTaggcccggaaaatgatttcggaaatcattttcggggttttcaaacacaccttaaattatcattggtgttgcacttttcgtccttttaCTAACAAAATGTTAGGAATGAAATTTGCAACTTTAGTATAATTCAGAGatgaaaagttaataaaaggacgaaaaatgcaacactaatgataacttagggggCAAAAAGTGAATATGACTGAATTATACAATTTCCttataacttaggaacgaaaagtaatttttcccttaaaaagagactatatatatatatatatatatatatatattacatacatatatatatagggacatGTTTAGGCGCGGAAGAGATCTAGATGCGATCATGTGGTTAGATctgagtcgttgatcaaatctagatcaatggctcaaatcaatgaaaaaaaacGCGCATCTGGAAGGAAGAAGCATAAGctaaaaatggtgcaccttaagtctTAACATCGCACACATTAAGTTTATAACAATGGCGCGCCTTAAGTGAtacaaagacgcaccttaagaaggaaaaccatgcaccttaagaagaaaaaccacgcacctaaagctatagatcaacgcaccttaagaaggaaagccacacaccttaagtacaaaacatatgcaccttaagttctcaactacacacaccttaagtacataaACCACGCAGCTAAAGAAGGcacacgacgcaccttaagcacaagactTACGTACTTTAAGTTTAACCCATatggaaaatgaccaaattgccactaccgcttttttttttttttttttttttttaaaacgttGTTAATCTTAGgcgttgattttggcaagatcaatagCTGTCCTCTCACCACACAACCGCACATGAGCACTCCAACCGCACGAGAACCAATACATGTGTTTGCGTGTGTGTGTTTTAGTGAGAACACCCTCTCACATGAGAACACATCCAGATCGTCCAATAGAAAGATTTTAATGGATGAGATTTTCCTTGATTTTAGGAATCCTTTTTTTCCACAATTAATAAAGATAGGTTAAATTGTAATTGTGCTAATcatttaaaatagtaataatttttaatgtat includes:
- the LOC116002818 gene encoding AP-2 complex subunit mu, which translates into the protein MPVAASAIYFLNLRGDVLINRLYRDDVGGNMVDAFRTHIMQTKELGTCPVRQIGGCSFLYMRISNVYIVIVVSTNANVACAFKFVVEAVALFKSYFGGAFDEDAIRNNFVLIYELLDEIMDFGYPQNLSPEILKLYITQEGVRSPFSSKPVDRPVPNATLQVTGAVGWRREGLVYKKNEVFLDIVESVNLLMSSKGSVLRCDVTGKVLMKCFLSGMPDLKLGLNDKIGLEKESQLKSRPTKSGKTIELDDVTFHQCVNLTRFNSEKTVSFVPPDGEFELMKYRITEGVNLPFRVLPTIKELGRTRMEVNVKVKSVFGAKMFALGVVIKIPVPKQTAKTNFQVTSGRAKYNPAIDCLVWKIRKFPGQTEPTLSAEVELISTMTEKKSWTRPPIQMEFQVPMFTASGLRVRFLKVWEKSGYNTVEWVRYITKAGSYEIRC